One Vitis vinifera cultivar Pinot Noir 40024 chromosome 8, ASM3070453v1 genomic window carries:
- the LOC100241549 gene encoding protein DETOXIFICATION 25-like: MSSATETLCGQAFGANQYHMMGIYLQRSWIVDAVVATILTCLFIFETPLFELLGQEEEVAIAAGNFSLWFIPILYFYVFTLTIQMYLQAQLKNMIVGWLSASSFVLPVLLSWIFVIKLNLGVPGALGAMIISTWSMVIGELVYIFGGWCPKTWRGFTTAAFTDIPPVLGVMVLCYCTLIGWISEKYIGCNICLLYLHQYLCMGVDVSPWLPRCSMVWLLLTEYLAFFLSSGGITFLPLR; the protein is encoded by the exons ATGTCAAGTGCAACTGAAACTCTATGTGGGCAAGCATTTGGAGCAAACCAATATCACATGATGGGTATATACTTGCAACGATCGTGGATTGTTGATGCTGTTGTTGCCACAATTTTGACCTGTTTATTCATCTTTGAGACTCCCCTGTTCGAACTACTTGGCCAGGAAGAGGAGGTAGCAATAGCTGCAGGAAATTTCTCTCTGTGGTTCATTCCCATTCTCTACTTTTATGTTTTTACCTTGACCATCCAAATGTATTTACAAGCTCAACTCAAGAACATGATTGTTGGATGGTTATCTGCTTCCTCATTTGTGCTTCCTGTGTTGTTGTCCTGGATCTTTGTGATCAAACTGAATTTAGGGGTTCCTGGAGCATTGGGTGCAAtgataatatctacatggtcAATGGTCATTGGAGAGTTAGTGTACATTTTTGGAGGCTGGTGTCCTAAAACATGGAGAGGATTCACCACTGCTGCCTTCACTGACATACCGCCTGTG CTTGGAGTTATGGTACTATGCTATTGTACTCTTATTGGCTGGATATCTGAAAAATACATTGGTTGCAATATCTGCCTTCTCTATTTG CATCAATATTTATGCATGGGAGTTGATGTTAGCCCTTGGCTTCCTAGATGCAGCATGGTATGGCTTTTATTAACAGAATATCTCGCCTTCTTTCTCTCTAGCGGTGGAATCACTTTTCTTCCTCTAAGATAA